The following proteins come from a genomic window of Acinonyx jubatus isolate Ajub_Pintada_27869175 chromosome C1, VMU_Ajub_asm_v1.0, whole genome shotgun sequence:
- the GABRD gene encoding gamma-aminobutyric acid receptor subunit delta isoform X3 — protein sequence MEYTMTVFLHQSWRDSRLAYNHTNETLGLDSRFVDKLWLPDTFIVNAKSAWFHDVTVENKLIRLQPDGVILYSIRITSTVACDMDLAKYPMDEQECMLHLESYGYSSEDIVYYWSENQEQIHGLNKLQLAQFTITSYHFATELMNFKSAGQFPRLSLHFHLRRNRGVYIIQSYMPSILLVAMSWVSFWISQAAVPARVSLGITTVLTMTTLMVSARSSLPRASAIKALDVYFWICYVFVFAALVEYAFAHFNADYRKKQKAKVKATEQRTEMDVKNAIVLFSLSAAGVTQELAVSRRPCRTPGNLMGTYRCVEMETGEAKKRGGHRSGGQGGLRGLFKPIDADTIDIYARAVFPAAFVAVNVVYWAAYTM from the exons ATG GAATACACCATGACCGTGTTCCTGCACCAGAGTTGGCGGGACAGCAGGCTGGCCTACAACCACACCAACGAGACCCTGGGCCTGGACAGCCGCTTCGTGGACAAGCTGTGGCTCCCGGACACCTTCATTGTGAATGCCAAGTCCGCCTGGTTCCACGACGTGACCGTGGAGAACAAGCTTATCCGGCTGCAGCCTGACGGGGTGATCCTGTACAGCATCCG AATCACCTCCACGGTGGCCTGCGACATGGACCTGGCCAAATACCCCATGGACGAGCAAGAGTGCATGCTGCATCTGGAGAGCT ATGGCTACTCATCCGAGGACATCGTGTACTACTGGTCTGAGAACCAGGAGCAGATCCACGGGCTGAACAAGCTGCAGCTGGCCCAGTTCACCATCACCAGCTACCACTTTGCCACGGAGCTCATGAACTTCAAATCGG CTGGTCAGTTCCCTCGGCTCAGCCTGCATTTCCACCTCCGGAGGAATCGGGGCGTCTACATCATCCAGTCCTACATGCCCTCCATCCTCCTAGTTGCCATGTCCTGGGTCTCCTTCTGGATCAGCCAGGCAGCGGTGCCCGCCAGGGTGTCTCTAG GCATTACCACGGTGCTGACCATGACCACGCTGATGGTGAGTGCCCGCTCTTCCCTCCCGCGGGCCTCGGCCATCAAGGCGCTGGACGTGTACTTCTGGATCTGCTACGTCTTCGTGTTTGCTGCGTTGGTGGAGTATGCCTTTGCCCACTTCAATGCTGACTACCGGAAGAAGCAAAAGGCCAAGGTCAAGGCCACAGAGCAGAGAACAGAG ATGGACGTGAAGAATGCCATTGTGCTCTTCTCCTTGTCGGCCGCTGGCGTCACCCAGGAGTTGGCAGTGTCCCGCCGGCCCTGCCGCACGCCTGGGAACCTCATGGGCACCTACAGGTGTGTGGAGATGGAGACGGGGGAGGCCAAGAAGCGGGGCGGGCACCGCTCGGGGGGCCAGGGAGGCCTCCGTGGGCTTTTCAAGCCCATCGACGCAGACACCATCGACATCTACGCCCGCGCAGTGTTCCCTGCTGCCTTCGTGGCGGTCAATGTCGTCTACTGGGCAGCCTACACCATGTGA
- the GABRD gene encoding gamma-aminobutyric acid receptor subunit delta isoform X2 produces the protein MNDIGDYVGSNLEISWLPNLDGLIEGYARNFRPGIGGPPVNVALAIEVASIDHISEVNMEYTMTVFLHQSWRDSRLAYNHTNETLGLDSRFVDKLWLPDTFIVNAKSAWFHDVTVENKLIRLQPDGVILYSIRITSTVACDMDLAKYPMDEQECMLHLESYGYSSEDIVYYWSENQEQIHGLNKLQLAQFTITSYHFATELMNFKSAGQFPRLSLHFHLRRNRGVYIIQSYMPSILLVAMSWVSFWISQAAVPARVSLGITTVLTMTTLMVSARSSLPRASAIKALDVYFWICYVFVFAALVEYAFAHFNADYRKKQKAKVKATEQRTEMDVKNAIVLFSLSAAGVTQELAVSRRPCRTPGNLMGTYRCVEMETGEAKKRGGHRSGGQGGLRGLFKPIDADTIDIYARAVFPAAFVAVNVVYWAAYTM, from the exons ATGAATGATATTGGGGACTATGTTGGTTCCAATCTGGAGATATCCTGGCTTCCCAACCTGGATGGCTTGATAGAGGGCTATGCTCGCAACTTCCGGCCTGGCATTGGAG GGCCTCCTGTGAACGTGGCCCTCGCCATCGAGGTGGCCAGCATCGACCACATCTCAGAGGTGAACATG GAATACACCATGACCGTGTTCCTGCACCAGAGTTGGCGGGACAGCAGGCTGGCCTACAACCACACCAACGAGACCCTGGGCCTGGACAGCCGCTTCGTGGACAAGCTGTGGCTCCCGGACACCTTCATTGTGAATGCCAAGTCCGCCTGGTTCCACGACGTGACCGTGGAGAACAAGCTTATCCGGCTGCAGCCTGACGGGGTGATCCTGTACAGCATCCG AATCACCTCCACGGTGGCCTGCGACATGGACCTGGCCAAATACCCCATGGACGAGCAAGAGTGCATGCTGCATCTGGAGAGCT ATGGCTACTCATCCGAGGACATCGTGTACTACTGGTCTGAGAACCAGGAGCAGATCCACGGGCTGAACAAGCTGCAGCTGGCCCAGTTCACCATCACCAGCTACCACTTTGCCACGGAGCTCATGAACTTCAAATCGG CTGGTCAGTTCCCTCGGCTCAGCCTGCATTTCCACCTCCGGAGGAATCGGGGCGTCTACATCATCCAGTCCTACATGCCCTCCATCCTCCTAGTTGCCATGTCCTGGGTCTCCTTCTGGATCAGCCAGGCAGCGGTGCCCGCCAGGGTGTCTCTAG GCATTACCACGGTGCTGACCATGACCACGCTGATGGTGAGTGCCCGCTCTTCCCTCCCGCGGGCCTCGGCCATCAAGGCGCTGGACGTGTACTTCTGGATCTGCTACGTCTTCGTGTTTGCTGCGTTGGTGGAGTATGCCTTTGCCCACTTCAATGCTGACTACCGGAAGAAGCAAAAGGCCAAGGTCAAGGCCACAGAGCAGAGAACAGAG ATGGACGTGAAGAATGCCATTGTGCTCTTCTCCTTGTCGGCCGCTGGCGTCACCCAGGAGTTGGCAGTGTCCCGCCGGCCCTGCCGCACGCCTGGGAACCTCATGGGCACCTACAGGTGTGTGGAGATGGAGACGGGGGAGGCCAAGAAGCGGGGCGGGCACCGCTCGGGGGGCCAGGGAGGCCTCCGTGGGCTTTTCAAGCCCATCGACGCAGACACCATCGACATCTACGCCCGCGCAGTGTTCCCTGCTGCCTTCGTGGCGGTCAATGTCGTCTACTGGGCAGCCTACACCATGTGA
- the GABRD gene encoding gamma-aminobutyric acid receptor subunit delta isoform X1 encodes MDALAWLLPPLLMLCAQQHRGARAMNDIGDYVGSNLEISWLPNLDGLIEGYARNFRPGIGGPPVNVALAIEVASIDHISEVNMEYTMTVFLHQSWRDSRLAYNHTNETLGLDSRFVDKLWLPDTFIVNAKSAWFHDVTVENKLIRLQPDGVILYSIRITSTVACDMDLAKYPMDEQECMLHLESYGYSSEDIVYYWSENQEQIHGLNKLQLAQFTITSYHFATELMNFKSAGQFPRLSLHFHLRRNRGVYIIQSYMPSILLVAMSWVSFWISQAAVPARVSLGITTVLTMTTLMVSARSSLPRASAIKALDVYFWICYVFVFAALVEYAFAHFNADYRKKQKAKVKATEQRTEMDVKNAIVLFSLSAAGVTQELAVSRRPCRTPGNLMGTYRCVEMETGEAKKRGGHRSGGQGGLRGLFKPIDADTIDIYARAVFPAAFVAVNVVYWAAYTM; translated from the exons ATGGACGCGCTGGCCTGGCTGCTGCCCCCGCTCCTGATGCTCTGCGCGCAGCAGCACCGCGGCGCCAG AGCAATGAATGATATTGGGGACTATGTTGGTTCCAATCTGGAGATATCCTGGCTTCCCAACCTGGATGGCTTGATAGAGGGCTATGCTCGCAACTTCCGGCCTGGCATTGGAG GGCCTCCTGTGAACGTGGCCCTCGCCATCGAGGTGGCCAGCATCGACCACATCTCAGAGGTGAACATG GAATACACCATGACCGTGTTCCTGCACCAGAGTTGGCGGGACAGCAGGCTGGCCTACAACCACACCAACGAGACCCTGGGCCTGGACAGCCGCTTCGTGGACAAGCTGTGGCTCCCGGACACCTTCATTGTGAATGCCAAGTCCGCCTGGTTCCACGACGTGACCGTGGAGAACAAGCTTATCCGGCTGCAGCCTGACGGGGTGATCCTGTACAGCATCCG AATCACCTCCACGGTGGCCTGCGACATGGACCTGGCCAAATACCCCATGGACGAGCAAGAGTGCATGCTGCATCTGGAGAGCT ATGGCTACTCATCCGAGGACATCGTGTACTACTGGTCTGAGAACCAGGAGCAGATCCACGGGCTGAACAAGCTGCAGCTGGCCCAGTTCACCATCACCAGCTACCACTTTGCCACGGAGCTCATGAACTTCAAATCGG CTGGTCAGTTCCCTCGGCTCAGCCTGCATTTCCACCTCCGGAGGAATCGGGGCGTCTACATCATCCAGTCCTACATGCCCTCCATCCTCCTAGTTGCCATGTCCTGGGTCTCCTTCTGGATCAGCCAGGCAGCGGTGCCCGCCAGGGTGTCTCTAG GCATTACCACGGTGCTGACCATGACCACGCTGATGGTGAGTGCCCGCTCTTCCCTCCCGCGGGCCTCGGCCATCAAGGCGCTGGACGTGTACTTCTGGATCTGCTACGTCTTCGTGTTTGCTGCGTTGGTGGAGTATGCCTTTGCCCACTTCAATGCTGACTACCGGAAGAAGCAAAAGGCCAAGGTCAAGGCCACAGAGCAGAGAACAGAG ATGGACGTGAAGAATGCCATTGTGCTCTTCTCCTTGTCGGCCGCTGGCGTCACCCAGGAGTTGGCAGTGTCCCGCCGGCCCTGCCGCACGCCTGGGAACCTCATGGGCACCTACAGGTGTGTGGAGATGGAGACGGGGGAGGCCAAGAAGCGGGGCGGGCACCGCTCGGGGGGCCAGGGAGGCCTCCGTGGGCTTTTCAAGCCCATCGACGCAGACACCATCGACATCTACGCCCGCGCAGTGTTCCCTGCTGCCTTCGTGGCGGTCAATGTCGTCTACTGGGCAGCCTACACCATGTGA